Genomic DNA from Trichoderma asperellum chromosome 5, complete sequence:
CAGCGTCACCTTTATAGCCTATTCGTAATGCAACTGTCCCTGTATAGCAAAGAACGCCCGACCCAGCATTTTCCCAATATTCTGTGTATAAGTCGTAGTTTTCATAATTTCGTACTGGGTTATCGATTGTTTTCTGTTAATTTGAAAGTTTTTGGTCAGATACACTCCGTTCTTTGTAGCAGGCAGGCTCAAAGTGACTTACAGCAGAGATCCGCTTTAGACCCATCACTCGAGCAGCGGAGTGTTATCTCCAAAAACATCTTGGCCTTTGACCAAAGTAGGCTCCTGCGAAATCTTCTTGTACGGTGTGCCTTTATTGCTGATTTTGGCATATAGATGACTTCTTCCGCCAGCGGCTTTGATCCATCGGTAGCAAGCAACTATCCTTTGCGCCATGCTGTTTGCGTGTGACGGTGGTGTGATAGGGATCGAAAAAgacaaacagaaaaaaatatcGAGATCTTTAACGAAAATTCGTACCGGaagttgttttgttttgtttgatgCTTTAGGCCTCCTGGGCTGTTGGGTGCTGTGATGAAAATTAAACTTCTTCCACCAGTGCCATGGTATATATAACTTCTCGGGATGGCACCACGTAAGAACGGTATCGACGCATAAGAAGTTGCCCCCGGCTTTGCTATTTTTGTATAGCCCCTGAACAGGTTCGGTTGGGTTCTGCTGTGTTTGTCTAGGCCATCATACAAGGAGAGCTTCACTTTGGTTCGCCATCCGGACCTGAAACGAGAAACATGCAGGGACTCCTGGCGCTTCGAAACTGATTCGCCAAAAAACTGCCGGGGTCCCAACAGCGGAGACTGCTGGCCAATCAATGCTGCTGACGACGCTGGTCGTGGCAAAGAAGCCATCTGATAAATCATGAGTTGCGCCACGAGAGGAGAGGCCAACACGGAAATGCGCAGCCTCAATGCATACTTGTGTATTGTATCGATCTTACGGTGAAGGCGCGATGATAAAGTACGCGGTATGGCGTGTGTCCCACGGCGTGCTGTGAGACGCACGTGGTCTATAACCTAGGCGCGCGGCATCAAGAGAGACAACTCGATTTTGTACTCAGCATCATTCTACAACAAAAATAGAGTACAGCATTTACACGTTGTGACAAGATCTTATCGTCAGTGCAAGCAAAATTTCTCACTATATCGCCTCTTGTCGTCGTTGTCGATACCTACCTATCTCCTATACCTTGCCTACCCTATCAATTCTATGTGCACTACATGTTTATAGACATGATTTGGCCGCTATCGAATCTGCGACTCAATGTAGTCGCTATTTTCAAGAACTgtggcattttttttttctgccttcCAAAGCAGTACAACGTACAAAGCTAGTAGTGTGAGCGGTGAACCCATCTCAAGCTGGGCTGCCACCTTCCCTCTGTAATGGCATCTTTGACCGCCTTTGCTATGCACAAATTTGGCTTTGGAAAGCGTCAAGATACCATTGCCTGCTACTTTGATCTCATTCAAGATCAAATTCTACGTCACCGGCTCATTTTGACCGCCTCAAGACACTCTTTCTCTCGACATAGGGATCTACCGCAACACACCTCTTGCCTTCATAGCCGGAGATGCTTCCTCAAGTCATTGCAATGACGACTACTGGCGGTGAAATAGACTTTCCAATGATTTTAGAGGGGAAAATGCCCAAGAATTCTCTCCTCTATACCTTTTACTtcgtctcttctgcttcctcttcataATCTACGGCTACTCGCTCAAGTTTCACGTTCAGCAAACGTACGTCTAGTTCAATCACTCAGCCTACAGTTCTCTAACTCTTTTTTCGTACGACTTCTGTTCGTTTGTCTTGACAATCTCATCGATAATGGTCTTGTCAAAGCTCGCCACTGGCCTTGTTGGCGCTGTTGGTCTTTTCACGGCTGTCAACGCTCAACGATTCCACGATGAGGACCTCATTCTCTGTGACTGTGGTATTGGAGACAATCCCGATCACTCAGAATGGTCTACTTCTCGCCAGATGAACTGGTACCAGGACATCAACTGGCCCAGTTCCGCTTACAAGTACCCTGAAGCTCCCGACATGGCTGTTGAGGTCCCTTTCAAAGAAGGCTGGTATCCCTGGGTTCCTGCTGGTGCAACCGCCACCATGCCTAACGGCGACGTCTGGACCGCATATATTGAAGATGGTACCCCTGATGGCTTCAAAGCTGGAAGTGCAGTCACTACCAAAGAGGGCGGCCAAATGCTCAACTGCTGGGCTTACCGTGGTCGCCCTGTCAGCgctgccatcaacaagacTATCAACGACGATGCCATCTGCTGGAGCGCCTTTGTTTGCAATCGTGACAAtcaccctcctcctcgcccagCTGACATGGGCTCTCAGACCTCGACCCTAACTACGTCTTCGGCGGCCCCTTCTACTACCTTCTTTTCTGAGCCACCACACACAGTAGTCCCAACTCAGAGCAGCGGAGGCCAGCCTGTGCCAACTTCTACCCCTCTGACGGGTCAGCTCGCTGTCTATTCTACTGTCAGCCCTCGTTTTATTAACTGGCAGAACTCCTGGGGAGCTTTCATCAATAGCTTTGTCTGGGATCAGACTACAGGTAACTGTGTTGGGGGTCCCATAAAAGGGCAGGGTTATACGATCAATGTCGAGTGTGCGGGCGTCAagattgatgatgataccCACATGACCCTCCTTCTCATCAAGGCCCTTCGCGACGTTGGCCTGAAGAGTTTGTGGTTCAACCAGAATCCTGCCATTCCGGGTATCAACGGAACCAACATTACCGCGCCCAGCTGGGTAGTAATGCCCGAGACCTTCACTATTAGAGCCACAGACCTGTCAAGCCGGAATGTTGTCGGTTATCTTTCATACGCTACCAAATATGATGGCTTCCTCAGTGGCCCATGCTCGGCATGCGAGACCGCTCGCTTCAACTCAGACTTCTTCGATCCCATCATTGCTGCCGTGGAGGGCAGCTATCCAGTATACAACAACTTCACCATCGAGGTTCAGTGTAGTCCCTGGATGGCCTGCGCCTAAAGAGTATAGATggtttctctcctttctttttgtaaCCGTCGGCATCTACACGCATCAACACGTTACTATCACTTAGTGTGCTGCAATTATCTATCTAAATGACggaggatgatggagagtCATATCTTTACACTAGTTGCTCAATGCTATAGATGTATGTATGTTGCTCTAATAAAAACCCATTTTGTTCATCTCCTCTACCGCCGTAGCCGCTCTCAGGGCTACGATGTATCACAGATATCGACCAGCAATCTTGTACACCACCCAGCTTTATGTTTTCTGTCTTTTACTTCATTATTAAGTATGACTAGTGCAATCGTATGTAAGTTCGGTCCCTTCTTATCCATCTGATCCATCTGAGTAGTAATCGAATTGACTGGGAATTTGGATTGGCTTATCGTTGGGGGCATCAGGGTCGGCTTCCAACACTGGCTTCGTCGCCTCATTGATTGGTGGAGGATTGGGGCTCGGTAAAGGAACATCGTTTCTCAAAATAGTCGTCATCTGCTTCGCCCATTCCCACGGCCTCTCCCTACCACCAGGAAGGCTATTAAAGTACTCCCACCCCATGACTCCGCCGAAGCGCTCATGACGTCCTCGAAGCAGGGCCAAGACAGTTGAGAGAAACTCCCACATGACAAACCCATTGCCATTTTCTGGATTTGTAATGAGGCCAACTACAACCTTTTCGGCGGGCCAGCCTTTACGGAGAATCATTTCATACATGATGGGGTTGCTCATATCACCCCAGCCAGAGTAGAATTGAGTATTGTACCATGCGATTTCTTTGCCGCGCATGACTTCAAGAGCCTCATAATCGAAACCACTTAAGTTGCTCCTATGATCAAGAAGGGCGGCAGCGACGGGAGCCATAGTGATAATAAAGCCTTTGCCGAAATCGCTTCTTAAACGGTCAATGAGATTGATGATGCCGCCCAATGACATCTCCTCTTCAACGTCTAGATCTAGGCCGTCGAGGCCCCTTGCACGTATGATGTCTCGCAGAGGAACGTAATATCTTTCAAATTGCTCGCTAGAGCCATCTAGCCGCGTGTATGATCCTTTGGCTGCTCCGCCAAGCATGCCCAAGACTTTAACCCCGGAGGCCTGGAGAATACGGAGTTCGGCCCACAGAGTCTCGaagcgaggatgatgaggaggatgatcATTGAGCGTGATGTGATTGGGATCTTCGTTGAGATGAATGGCGGCTAAGATGACGTGAGTTAATGAGATGCCCGGCTGAGTGAGAAGTGGTAGGACGGATATGGGTCTGCCGGCAGAATCATGGTGGGTTTGATAGTAGGTTATGATCCTGGGGAGTGGGTTGGGGGCCTGTTGGATTGGAGGCATGGGGACTGAATATGAAGGGTTGAGTAAGAGAGTTGGAACAAGGTGCAGTATAGATGGTTGATGACAGTATGATGTTGAAAGAGTGAAGATGAGCTGAAAGTCAGTTTTCGTGAGGTCAACTGGAGGTATGAGCTTTGGTGGGGCGCGAAACCCCACTATCATTGACGCCCCTCAGCCTTGATGAGAGCGGCATTACGAGGACCGCAGCTGACATGCTGTCGGTATTTCTCTCTATATTTATCTCATTATGCGATTGATTTGTGTAGTATGATAAAAATTCCAGATTAGTTACCGAATTGCTCATCGTGGCAATTATGCGCCTCAAGTTAATCACTACCATAAACTCGAAGCTTAAAAGTCGACGAGATAGTCTATCTATACGTTATATGCGAACGGCTAGAAAAATCCGcgaacaagaaagaaatagaTAGGTAAGGATGGAAATCTCATTGTATAGGGTAATTTTTTCATTGATACATAAAAGGTAATAAATTACCAATTTTAATGACTAATTATTTATCTTGAGTGACTATTATAAGGCATTTTCGCCTTTGTCACTTACATTGCTTCTATCTAAAGCATCTGCTAATCTATTCCTCAATTCAAATCTTCCGCGTCGCCACTTAATCAAGCCATCGCATAAACAGTAACCTCGAGCAGAGAGCGCAGTCAAAGCCTAATGGAAACGGGCTGCTAACATAACGAATATCGGCTAAGAGAGATGCATTTCAAAACCGAAAAACTCTCCTCTATCACAAGGATAATTTTTGACTCGATGTGGCTGAGCGTTACTCCAAATTCAGATAGGCGGCCTCCTTGAGATATGCCAGGTGTGTGGTCAGATCAACAGCGTGGTTCATAACCACCAACGCACTCCTCTACCTAGACTCGCTATTATCACACtgataattataatattttaataggaaCGATTCCTGGATATTTTGAtcatttttattacttttatttgaTCTACTTGGTGTACTAGATCTACCGCTACTACTGCCACTACTGTTAAATCGACCTGTAGATTTCACACTAGTCCGGCCCGAGCCGTATATATTGTCATAGCTCGCAGCGTCCCTTCGTTGTCATCAATCATCAAACCTCCAACACAAATCTTCAGTAAATTCTTATTCAACCGTATCTTACTCCTCACCTGTGCACGACatttttttgcctcctttTCTCCTGCATATGCTAATGCGAGAAGCGTATCACGAATGCAAGTTTCTTTGCGTTGGTTGTAGCTCAAGCAAATTATTGGTGTGTTGGTAGGGCACTCTCTCTAGCTGCCTTGTCAGTACCCAATAGGTGAGCCGTATTCTGAGCCTCACGGCGCGTAATTCTGCCTTACATGCTGGCGCATTCTTCGGcggcaaaaaggaagaatcAGATCCTCTATATAAAGGAAGGGCCATGTCTTGGGCAATGTTGGACCTATTTGTAAATTAGATACCTCCAAATATGTAAAAGTCGAATTCCAGCGTACATCATCAtgaaaatacttttttttgctttcctcCTTTCTGTTCTTCTCAGTCCCGTGCGTGCAGATGGCTGGGATGACTTCTCGAACAACCTTGCAACCGATCTCGCACCCTTCTTAGCCCTCTTCGGCGAGCAAACCACGAAGCAATTTCTTAGTGAAAGCATAACCGTGCTtgactattatatattttcgATAGCGCCAATAGGAATCCTAACTGCCGTTATTTCCGCCATCCGAGTTTGTGGAACACCTTCGCTGCGTGCCTTTATCggaagagctcaagaaggTGGTGGAGACGCTGAAGCAGAGCTATGTTCCTCAACGAGCCGCGATGTGTGTGAGCTCTACAACAACGGCGGCATCGCGCGGGTGTTCGGTCGCCCAAAGATTCTAGAAGTTGTTTATGATCCTTCTACGAACGGGATCTACCCGTGCCGGGAATTCGTTAAAAGGCGTCGAGACGAATGGATCAGATCAGATGAAGGGATTAGATCAGATGAGAGGAATAGAACAGCCGAATGGAACAGAACCCGGGCAAGCGGTGAGACTTTCGCGGGCGAATCTATCGCGGACGAGGCTGTCGCCGACATCTTTGCCCCAAATCTGTCTCTGAACATTGGAATTAGGCGAAAGTCCACTACCGTGTCTTGGGCAGTCGCCGTGTCTGGAACTTTCTTGCAAGTCGGTGTCTTGGCCTTTGCTGTCGTCGTCACATACTATCTAAAGTGGGAGAAGGACGGCAACCGTCCAGACTCTTACGCTTGCCCGATGGCCATTGTTGGAACTCTCGTTGAATGGGGTGGCATGTTCCTTTGCGCGCTTCTAGTAGGGAAAACTAGCCGCAAACAAGTCTTTCATAGGACTCAACAAGCTCTCGACAAGCAGTCGACGCGGAACCTCCAATCGACGTCTTCATCCATATATTGGTTACAGCCTGGAGGACAAGTACTTGGAGATCAAGTCTTTGACCCCTTCTGCCACAGCGATCAAGACCAACCCCTACTACAATATGTTACGTCGTGGAAGAAGCCTTCCAGAAGCCAAGACTCAGAACTTGTGTTGTGGGTTGCTGTCTGTACTACTATCATCGGATTTGTGATACAGTTTGTTGGGTTACGTGGCATCCACTCTTCAATCTCCGTGGCTCAACTTGGagcgatgatggtgatgagtGTTGCTCGATCTGCGCTCCGAATGCAGCGACTAAAACCAGATGACAATTTTCTTCGCCAGTGCCCGGATGAAGTTGTTGGGCACGAGCTTGACTGGCTAGCAATGCGTATTGGTAGACAGGACGCTCCGCCAGACTGTCAACGCCGTCTCCTTTGGAGATTCCGCGGTGCGCGCGATAATACATATAAAATTACGAAGGAACTTCCATCCACAACAGATGATCTAGATATTGCGAGTAAATTACTGGCTTACCGGACTCGCCTTGCGCAACTTACTCAGCCGAGAACCACTCAACCATCGGCTACAACGTCTTCGCAGCAGTTTGACTCGGAAATGGTTCAGGTTCGAGAGATCTCTCACTGCCTTGCCTTAGCCATTGAATCTACTATCAATAAGATTTTCTCCAAGAGCTCCAAATTCCAAGACGAGTGGAAAGATCACATATCCATGTTTTGGAGTTTTGCCTGCGACGTCGTCTCTGTTGCACCAGACGAATCTTGCAAAAACTTAAGTCAGAAGACCCTGTACTTGCAATTAACTCGTGGCAACCTAGAAAGCCCTTGGAAACTTCACAATAAGTTAGAATTAGAGGGGATTTTGGGGCTGTGGACTTGGTCACTAAAGTCCGACCCCAAAGTCGAGAAATTGCAGGATCAATTTACAATCTCTCGAGCTCTTGAAATCCCAATGCGGCGCATCATTTCAACCAAGAACATTAGAGAAACTGGACTTGATATATGGCTTGGAAGTGAGATGCCAAGCATCGTTGCAACTTCGATTTTACCCATCTCTGAACACTGCGATCCAAGTACCATACAATATGAAGACAGGGAGATGCGGTTCTTTGGCTGGCATACAGCGGAGCCATCGAAACGCCATGGATCTGCCCGATTTGAAGTCTGGTCAGCTTCCACAAACAGCTCCCTCCTATCGCTGTGCGCCCAGGAGGTGTTTGGATCATTCATCGTGAGCATTTTCGGCACCGTGGGTGCCGTTGATGATGTCGGTATCCAAGAAACTCCATACGCCCGCCTAGAAAGTAACCTGATGTCTGAAATCATGAAATCGTTCACCGAAGCGCGACTAGGTTCAAGAGAAGACGCATTGTTGTGTATCCTACCTCCGATGATATCTCAACTGAAGATCCCTTCTGCAGAAAATGTTTTGGAcatagcaaagaaaagagcgaaTGAGCATCGGAGAAATGGCGACTGGATTAAAGCAGAGATAATGCTAAAGTGGGCATGGCATATTTGCATTAAATCTCAGCCTTATACGGCGGGTAATAACTCCCAAAACCACACAGACCAACTTGTGCAGCAAGCAGCAATTGCACTCGGTGAGCTGTATCGGTGGGCAATGACTGCCAATGATATGAAAAGCTTCAGTTCTGATGGTTTCAAGTGGCTTTCAGCCCAGAAATCCAGCCGTGGACAAACAATCTCTACAGCGGTTGGGAACATCATAGATCGTTATAGTAACATTGAAAACCGAGTTAACCAACAAAGGAATAACCTCGGTGACGATCTAATTTCAACATTGTCCCGCCTCACTGTGCCCGCCTCAAAAACATTAATGACAACCGAAGAAAAGAGTAAGGCTCTTTGCTCAGCGGCCGCGCTCGGCTGGTCAGAGGTGGTTATTGCATTGCTTGAATTGGGCGCAAGCCCGGACTATAAGGACGGGAGTAAGAAGTTCAGAACAGCACTGTCCCTAGCCGCAGAAAGTAACAGCATCGATGCTGTAAAGGAATTGTTACGTTGCGGGGCGTCGCCAAACTCAGAAGACGATTATGGTCGAACACCTTTGGCTCACGCGTCTGGGGAGGGACATGCTCAGGTggttaagatattattagaCGATCCACGTGTTGAGCCAAACGCCACTGATGCCTGGGAAGAGACACCGTTAAGTTTGGCGTTGTATTACGGGCATGAGGCGGTCGCTCAATTGCTGCTTAACACGGATAGGATTAACGTCAATGCCAGAGAGAGATCAGGGAAAActgcgctggcgctggcggcgcgGAAAGGGCAGAAAAACATTGTTCAACTCCTGCTTAATACCGGCAGGGCTGacataaatattaaagataataaagggAAGACGCCCCTGATATATGCGGCGGAGAACGGGCATGAGGAGATCGTGGAGCTGCTGCAAAATTATCTTCCACCCCCCatatgaagagagaaataagaGTGAATATAAGAGGCTTTTTGTGTATATAAGTGTTTACTGTTTTGAAAGGATacccccctcctccccctttttttttcaaataaAACGAgttcttttgttctttcccGCATGCATGTATATAAGACGTATGCTGCCCAGTAGTCGAGATTGATCTGAGTCAATGCCAATTTGCTTTGGGTCAAATTTTAGCCATGACTTCTATTATTCGTTTGACTATTTCCACTTTAGAATTCAAATCCAGCAAATTTATAAGTCACACTTCTACAGAGGGCCTTGAAGAGCCAAAACTTCTGCGATACACTTTTACAAGCGCAAAGGTGAGTAAGCCCCCAAACTTCCTCCACCATCGTTTTCTAGAAGCCCTGGCTAAGCTAAATTGATTGTGTTCAGCGGGCGGCCATTGTAGATGCGCACCCCACAAGCTTAACTTGACTTGTGACAGCCACAGCACAATGTGCCTGGCTTAGGGCGCTAAAGTCCCCTGTGGAACTCTTCCTGCCGCTCAAGCTTCTGTTAGCCTTCTCGGCTATCCAAATGCCAACGATGACATCAAAGTCTCTTGATGGCCACCGCGTCATGCCGGCATTTGTCATATTGCAACATTCATGTATGAATGGCTTGGTCTAGAAGAACAACCCAGAGTCGTCGAGACATTTGTAGATGCGGGGCCTTCGATATCGTTCATTCAGCGGACAAATTCAGTGCTCCGATCCGGCAGACAATCGTATTTGAGATTCTTTAGCGTCGACGACGTGATAAACTAACTCATAGGCCTCGGCTCGGAGCTCCGTAAGGCTGAAGCACCAACCAAGCCATAGCGGCATCAATCGCTGGCTTCTAATTGTTTGCCTccatcctctctcttttgccccCATTCCTAAAGCCGCTTGTTGCCCCGCCGGAAGAAATGACCCCTCCAGCAAATTCCAAATTCTCAGGCgcttctctgctgctgggtcCGAAACTCCGGGGGCTGCTGCGTCCGAAACTCCGGATCTGGGACACCAGCCGTTTTGAAGCACTAAGCCGAGTGCCACTCTTAAGCGCAAAACGTCACCGGTGGAATGACTTGAAGAGGAGtcgctttatatattctgCCGCAGCCCAGCCTGGTGAAACCCTGACTTTGCATCGCCATCGCATCCCCCTTCTGAACACATCTTCGCATCGCAGACAGTTTTCAGCCATGGCTTCCGCTACCAACTTCTTCGAGTTCAAGGCGCTTGATGGTAAGCTTCGCTTGCAGCCCCTCCATTCTCCTCATCCAGCCTTGCGCCATCTGCGCCTACTTGTGTCCATTCACATTGGAGCTGTCTGCTAACGAGCGCATTTCTGCACATCGCCTGTTTTAGCCACCGACAAAGAAGTCCCTCTGTCCGAGTTCAAGGGCAAGGTCGTCCTGGTCGTCAACACCGCCTCCAAGTGCGGCTTCACCTACCAGTACAAGAACCTCGAGTCCGTCTACCAAGAGATCAAGAAGGAGTACCCCAACGACTTCACAGTCATCGGCTTCCCCTGCAACCAGTTCGGCGGCCAAGAGCCCGGCACCAACGAGGAGATCCAGAACTTCTGCTCGCTGGACCAGAAGGTTACCTTCCCCGTCTTTGGCAAGATCAACGTCAACGGCGACGATGCGCACCCCCTGTACAAGTGGCTGAAGCACGAGAAGCCTGGCCTGCTTGGTCTCGAGAGGGTCAAGTGGAACTTTGAGAAGTTCCTTATCGGCCGCGATGGCAAGGTTGTTGACCGATGGGCCAGCACCACTGAGCCTGAGAAGTTCCAGAGCAAGATCATTGAGGAGATTAAGAAGCCTGCGCCTGCGTCATAAGCTTGTATTGATGCGTGCAGTGGACGAGCGGAGGAAAATAGATGGATTGTTAATAGACAAGTATGTAACGTGTGATGACATTATACCAGATTAGCCGTCATCATGCCTTATTTATGAAACTATGCCTTGCGTAACTGTTCATCTTCGCATTGTGTCTTGAAACTTGACAGCCAACCCTGTAAAAGCGCCCTCTCGCCCGGTAAGGTAATTTTCTACGAATCTGTCAATTTAAAACGATTACTTTCTGTTGAACagtatcatcatcaacagaaCTGATTCTTTGCAACGCTAATTGTATCCAGGTAGGTTgtgaagatggtgatggtgatttCCACATGGTATGAAGTCGGTGGCAATGCAACAAACCGCTCTAAAGATTAGGAAGACTTAACAGTTGCAAAATACTCCATCTCCAAGGATTTACGAATACACACAGTGGCTGGATATAAGAACCGCCTTTATGTAACCGACTCTGAAaagctcctcttccaccAAATCACAATCCTCGCCCTCACTCTACACGATATCATATCACACAAAACTATTAATGACTCGATGTTATTTAGAAAGGTACATCAGTATTCTTGATTACTCCTCGGCAATCTAAAAATCCACTTAAAGATTCACCATGGCGGTGGCTTCGCCATTGTTGTCAGCTCAGCTCGATATGGCTTCTCAGCCGTGCGCACCAATGGGAGGAAACCTTAGCGATCACTACCATAAGACTGCTCAACACATAATTAACCATTATTGAGTGGGGGAGAATGGAACCAGCGAACTGTCACTGCCTCGCCCGGCCAAAGCCGAGGCCCAATAGATTCATAATAATCGACTGAGTGGCTTGAACTCTAAGTGTCGATATATAAGAGCGCTGAGGGGTTGTCCTGTCTTGCCCCAGCTATAAGAAGTTTAAGCATACCCATCCCCCTGGCCATTGAGTCCTTTACTTTTGACCAAAACAACTGAGTCCTCCTTTCAATCTCAAGTACAACTTCTACCCCTAGCCATCATAATGTTCCCCCGTCGACGAAGACCCATCCTCGGCGCCGCCGTGCTTGTCGGTGCGTCCAGCGTAGCCGCCAAGCGCGAAGTACAACGACAGGGCATGATGAGTGCCCAGCGTGAGATGGAGATACAGTACCAAGTCGACGCACGCAGacgcgaagaagaagaacaagaacgaCGAACACAGCGCGCCGTCGAAGAAGCCCTGAAGAAGTCGGCCGCAGAAAATCAGGctgcccagcagcaacaagccgCGGTTGTGTCGCCTCctccacagcagcagcagttgtaCAACAACCCGATGCCAATTCAGGGACAAGACAGTGGCTATCTGACGGCAACGCCTGGACAGCCAGCTTACATGATGGCTGCAGCGAGCGCTCCGCCAAACATGCAGCAGCCGGAGCAGTTCATGCGAGCTCCTTCTCCGCAGCCGCCGGCATATTACTTGTCGGCGTCTCCGTCACAGGAGGCGAGGCCAAAGAGCGCACAAGGACTTCCTGCCCAAGACTCAAAAACTCGATATTGTACGCAATGCGGCTATGCTTGCCAAGCTGGGGACAGGTTCTGTTCTGGGTGTGGTGCAAAGCAGGCTCCCCAAGAGAGTTTGCTCATTTGAAGAGTGTGAATGGGGCTTGCCATTGCTGGTGCCGTCCGACAAGCAGTCGAATGGGTCATTAACAACTGCTTCGTGCCTCATTGAGTAGGGGACTATAagtttgccttttttttgtttttcttttttcactttttcatttttcatttttcattttcattttttcatttctctttCACAAGAGTCCAAAGTATGTGCTTAATCCTTGAGGACCATTGGCCTCTTcaagttcttcttctggcaTTACTTGGGACAAGGCTGCAATGGAGCGCACAGAGCCAAGATATGTTCTTCAACTTTTTCACATTAAACTCTTACAAAACGAAATTaatttccctttttgtttATATCGATTTTCGTTTACATAGCTTCGAGTATCAATGCTAAACATGATAATTTGCAACGCCTTGAAAAGTGAATCCGGGCAATATGAATTCCCCGCGTTCCGTGTAAGCCACTTGCCCCTCACAACACTCAATTGCGTTAGCTG
This window encodes:
- a CDS encoding uncharacterized protein (CAZy:GH18), yielding MPPIQQAPNPLPRIITYYQTHHDSAGRPISVLPLLTQPGISLTHVILAAIHLNEDPNHITLNDHPPHHPRFETLWAELRILQASGVKVLGMLGGAAKGSYTRLDGSSEQFERYYVPLRDIIRARGLDGLDLDVEEEMSLGGIINLIDRLRSDFGKGFIITMAPVAAALLDHRSNLSGFDYEALEVMRGKEIAWYNTQFYSGWGDMSNPIMYEMILRKGWPAEKVVVGLITNPENGNGFVMWEFLSTVLALLRGRHERFGGVMGWEYFNSLPGGRERPWEWAKQMTTILRNDVPLPSPNPPPINEATKPVLEADPDAPNDKPIQIPSQFDYYSDGSDG
- a CDS encoding uncharacterized protein (EggNog:ENOG41~SECRETED:SignalP(1-22)); translation: MVLSKLATGLVGAVGLFTAVNAQRFHDEDLILCDCGIGDNPDHSEWSTSRQMNWYQDINWPSSAYKYPEAPDMAVEVPFKEGWYPWVPAGATATMPNGDVWTAYIEDGTPDGFKAGSAVTTKEGGQMLNCWAYRGRPVSAAINKTINDDAICWSAFVCNRDNHPPPRPADMGSQTSTLTTSSAAPSTTFFSEPPHTVVPTQSSGGQPVPTSTPLTGQLAVYSTVSPRFINWQNSWGAFINSFVWDQTTGNCVGGPIKGQGYTINVECAGVKIDDDTHMTLLLIKALRDVGLKSLWFNQNPAIPGINGTNITAPSWVVMPETFTIRATDLSSRNVVGYLSYATKYDGFLSGPCSACETARFNSDFFDPIIAAVEGSYPVYNNFTIEVQCSPWMACA
- a CDS encoding uncharacterized protein (SECRETED:SignalP(1-19)~EggNog:ENOG41~TransMembrane:5 (n3-14c19/20o58-80i215-239o251-275i350-370o376-395i)), which gives rise to MKILFFAFLLSVLLSPVRADGWDDFSNNLATDLAPFLALFGEQTTKQFLSESITVLDYYIFSIAPIGILTAVISAIRVCGTPSLRAFIGRAQEGGGDAEAELCSSTSRDVCELYNNGGIARVFGRPKILEVVYDPSTNGIYPCREFVKRRRDEWIRSDEGIRSDERNRTAEWNRTRASGETFAGESIADEAVADIFAPNLSLNIGIRRKSTTVSWAVAVSGTFLQVGVLAFAVVVTYYLKWEKDGNRPDSYACPMAIVGTLVEWGGMFLCALLVGKTSRKQVFHRTQQALDKQSTRNLQSTSSSIYWLQPGGQVLGDQVFDPFCHSDQDQPLLQYVTSWKKPSRSQDSELVLWVAVCTTIIGFVIQFVGLRGIHSSISVAQLGAMMVMSVARSALRMQRLKPDDNFLRQCPDEVVGHELDWLAMRIGRQDAPPDCQRRLLWRFRGARDNTYKITKELPSTTDDLDIASKLLAYRTRLAQLTQPRTTQPSATTSSQQFDSEMVQVREISHCLALAIESTINKIFSKSSKFQDEWKDHISMFWSFACDVVSVAPDESCKNLSQKTLYLQLTRGNLESPWKLHNKLELEGILGLWTWSLKSDPKVEKLQDQFTISRALEIPMRRIISTKNIRETGLDIWLGSEMPSIVATSILPISEHCDPSTIQYEDREMRFFGWHTAEPSKRHGSARFEVWSASTNSSLLSLCAQEVFGSFIVSIFGTVGAVDDVGIQETPYARLESNLMSEIMKSFTEARLGSREDALLCILPPMISQLKIPSAENVLDIAKKRANEHRRNGDWIKAEIMLKWAWHICIKSQPYTAGNNSQNHTDQLVQQAAIALGELYRWAMTANDMKSFSSDGFKWLSAQKSSRGQTISTAVGNIIDRYSNIENRVNQQRNNLGDDLISTLSRLTVPASKTLMTTEEKSKALCSAAALGWSEVVIALLELGASPDYKDGSKKFRTALSLAAESNSIDAVKELLRCGASPNSEDDYGRTPLAHASGEGHAQVVKILLDDPRVEPNATDAWEETPLSLALYYGHEAVAQLLLNTDRINVNARERSGKTALALAARKGQKNIVQLLLNTGRADINIKDNKGKTPLIYAAENGHEEIVELLQNYLPPPI
- a CDS encoding uncharacterized protein (SECRETED:SignalP(1-23)~EggNog:ENOG41), whose translation is MFPRRRRPILGAAVLVGASSVAAKREVQRQGMMSAQREMEIQYQVDARRREEEEQERRTQRAVEEALKKSAAENQAAQQQQAAVVSPPPQQQQLYNNPMPIQGQDSGYLTATPGQPAYMMAAASAPPNMQQPEQFMRAPSPQPPAYYLSASPSQEARPKSAQGLPAQDSKTRYCTQCGYACQAGDRFCSGCGAKQAPQESLLI